The following are encoded together in the Pedobacter sp. D749 genome:
- a CDS encoding lysylphosphatidylglycerol synthase transmembrane domain-containing protein, whose translation MIFDLKTALKYIILFLIGIGVLYLAFRGQDLEKIWQEIKTANYFWVVISAIAVLIAHVLRALRWQMLYQSIHYQVSFWNAYHAVMIGYLANLALPRFGEIGRCSVIHKAEKVPMFASIGTVITERLFDVLVLFLTSLAMLIFQYDIVADFLYQTIYLNLIKKLSAINYLWLVGAGVLILLLIAIAIYFLRQKFSKKFLRIFVNLRQGFGSYSKLKQKGLFLTYTLGIWLFYSLSMYFAFSSIQATSGLHFNAAFTAIVFSGFAMAAPVQGGIGVFHWMVAQSLVLYGISFKDGLAYSTIIHSSQVLLILVLGSLSLFLILTKKEIK comes from the coding sequence GTGATATTCGATCTCAAAACAGCGCTAAAGTACATCATCCTGTTTTTAATAGGAATAGGAGTCTTATATTTAGCTTTTAGAGGTCAGGATTTAGAAAAGATTTGGCAGGAAATTAAAACAGCCAATTACTTTTGGGTGGTAATTTCAGCTATTGCTGTTTTAATTGCGCATGTGTTACGGGCTTTGCGCTGGCAGATGCTCTATCAGTCTATCCATTACCAGGTAAGTTTCTGGAATGCATACCACGCGGTAATGATCGGCTATTTGGCCAATCTTGCCTTGCCACGCTTCGGAGAGATTGGTCGCTGTTCCGTTATACATAAAGCAGAAAAGGTGCCCATGTTTGCTTCCATAGGTACGGTAATTACCGAACGGCTGTTTGATGTACTGGTACTTTTTCTTACCAGTTTAGCCATGCTTATTTTTCAGTATGATATTGTAGCCGATTTTCTTTATCAAACCATATATCTCAATCTCATTAAAAAATTAAGTGCTATTAATTATTTGTGGTTAGTTGGCGCAGGTGTTCTTATACTGCTGCTCATTGCTATTGCGATATATTTTCTCCGTCAAAAATTCAGTAAAAAATTCTTGCGCATTTTTGTAAACCTGCGACAAGGATTTGGTTCATACAGCAAGCTAAAACAAAAAGGTTTGTTTTTAACCTATACCCTGGGGATTTGGCTTTTCTACTCACTTTCCATGTATTTTGCTTTTTCTTCCATTCAAGCTACTTCCGGATTACATTTTAATGCTGCATTTACAGCAATTGTTTTCTCAGGTTTTGCAATGGCAGCCCCTGTTCAGGGTGGCATAGGTGTTTTTCATTGGATGGTTGCCCAATCACTGGTTTTGTATGGCATATCTTTTAAAGATGGCCTGGCTTACTCAACCATTATCCATTCTTCGCAGGTTTTATTGATTCTGGTTTTAGGGAGTTTAAGTTTGTTCTTGATCTTGACTAAGAAAGAAATTAAATAA
- the panD gene encoding aspartate 1-decarboxylase produces the protein MVITILKSKIHRVRVTQAELNYVGSITIDEDLMDAANIIANEKVQIVNNNNGARFETYVIKGERGTGTICLNGATARLAQLGDILIIMSYGSLPIEDAKKYNPILVFPDDNNHLLK, from the coding sequence ATGGTTATCACAATATTAAAATCGAAAATACACCGTGTTAGGGTAACACAAGCCGAATTAAACTATGTAGGCAGTATTACGATAGATGAGGATTTAATGGATGCAGCTAACATTATCGCTAATGAGAAGGTGCAGATTGTAAATAATAATAATGGTGCGCGTTTCGAAACCTATGTAATTAAAGGCGAACGCGGAACCGGAACCATTTGTTTAAATGGTGCCACGGCTCGTTTGGCGCAATTAGGTGATATCCTCATTATCATGTCATACGGCTCATTGCCAATAGAAGATGCCAAAAAATATAATCCAATACTGGTTTTTCCTGACGATAACAATCATTTGCTAAAATAA